The Bacteroidota bacterium genomic interval CATATATTGATTTTCGTAATATTTCTCGTAAGCGCCCGTAATGACATTGTTTAACCAATCTTCATTCTGCAGATACCAGATTACGGTCTTTTCAAAACCTTCCTCAAACTTAATCGCAGGTTTCCAACCCAATTCTTTTTGTAATTTGGAAGAATCTATAGCATAACGAAGATCGTGGCCTGCCCTGTCTTTTACAAAAGTAATCAATGCTTCCGAACTTCCTTCAGGCCTGCCCAGCTGCTTGTCCATAATCTGGCACAATTTGCGGATCAGGTCAATGTTTGCCCATTCGTTATTACCGCCAATATTATAGGTTTCACCAGGTTTCCCTTTATGGAATATCAGGTCTATTGCCTTGGCATGGTCTTCAACATACAGCCAGTCCCTGACATTAATCCCTTTTCCATAAACCGGAATGGATTTTTGATGTTTTATATTATTGATACATAAAGGAATAAGCTTTTCGGGGAACTGATTGGGGCCATAATTATTGGAACAGTTGGAGATAACCGCAGGAAGGCCAAAAGTATGAAAATAAGCACTTACCAAATGGTCGCTGCTTGCTTTTGAAGCTGAATAAGGGCTGCGGGGATCATAAGCAGTAGTTTCAATAAATTTCCCCTCTTTCCCTAACGAACCATAAACCTCATCAGTGGAAATATGATAAAACAATTTACCCTCTTCATGTCCTGTCCATATTGTACGGGCAGCATTCAACAAATTTACCGTACCAATAATATTGGTATGAATAAAGTCCATAGGATGAGCAATAGATCTGTCAACATGAGACTCGGCAGCCAGGTGAATTACCCCGTCAAACGAATATCTTTTAAATAACTCGTCAAGAAAAGGGGCATCGGTGATATCTCCTTTTACAAACTTGTAATTTGGCTTCTGATCGATATCCTTGAGATTTTCAAGATTGCCCGCATAAGTAAGTTTGTCGAGATTTACGATCTGATCATCGGGATATTTATTAACAAATAAACGGACTACATGAGAACCTATAAACCCTGCACCTCCGGTAATAAGAATTGTTTTATTCATTTTTAATAATGGTTATTTAGTCCTGCTTCTGTAACTTTTTTCCCAGTTCCAAGCAGAAGCTAAAGTTTCTTCAAGCGATTTCTCTGCTTTCCATCCCAATTCATTGTTTGCAAATGATGTGTCGGCCCATACCTGCTCAATGTCACCTTCCCTGCGGCCAACTATTTTATAATTCAGTTTTACGCCTGTGGCTTTTTCAAAGGCCTTTATGATTTCAAGTACAGAAACTCCATTGCCTGTTCCCAGGTTAAAGACTTCAAAAGTTTTTTTATTCTTGTCTTCAATAAGCCGTTTGATAGCAACTACATGAGCTTTGGCCAGGTCAACCACGTTGATATAATCGCGGATGCATGAACCGTCCGGAGTATTATAATCATCCCCAAATACTTTCAATTGCTCGCGGATACCAATAGCCGTCTGGGTAATAAAAGGAACCAGATTATTCGGGACACCCAGGGGCAATTCACCAATCAAAGCCGATTCATGTGCTCCAATGGGATTGAAATAACGCAATGCAATGGCTTTTATAGGACTTTGGGCTGTGATGGCATCCTGAATGATTTCTTCAGCAATCTGCTTTGTATTGCCATAAGGAGACATGGCTTTTTTAATAGGGGCTTCTTCTGTAACCGGCAATTTATCGGGTTGGCCATAAACCGTACAGGATGATGAAAAAACAAAATTTGTAACCCCGTACACCGGCATGGCTTCAAGCAAGTTGAGCAATGAAGTCAGGTTATTCCGGTAATATTTTAAGGGAAGGTTCACCGATTCTCCTACAGCCTTATGCGCAGCAAAATGAATAATGGAGCTTATTCCCGGATATTTGACAAAGAACTGATTTACCTTCTCCTGGTCAACCAGATCGAATTGTTCAAAAGCCGGACGTTTCCCGGTTATTTTCTCAATTCCGTCCAAAACCTCAATCGAAGAATTTGAAAGATTATCAATGATGACCACGTCAAAACCTGCATTCATCAGCTCAACCACCGTGTGTGAGCCAATGTAACCCGTACCTCCGGTTACTAAAATCTGATTTTTCATATACTTCTAATTTTTGAAGTTACAAATATAAGTCAAAATTCTATTCCGATGACTTTAGAATACTTATTCAAAAATGAAATTCGATTTTTAACAATAAGTTTCTTGCATATTATTGATAAATTATGTATCTTACTTATTAATAAGGGAATGCAAACAAAGAATAAATTCCGAGTACATTAAATGACTAATAAATTCAGAACTTATGCTTGTTAAAACCTATGGAAGTGCCGTGTATGGGATAAAAGCAACGACCATCACCATCGAAGTCAATATTTCACAGGGTATTAACTTCTATATTGTCGGTTTACCCGACAGCGCCATAAAAGAAAGTCAGCAGCGTATTGATTCTGCCCTGCGGACCAATGGTTTCAGAATGCCCGGATATAAGGTAGTCATCAACATGGCCCCTGCGGATATCCGCAAAGAAGGCTCGTCTTATGACCTGCCCTTAGCCATAGGTATTTTGTGCGCTTCAGAGCAAATTTTTGCCAACGACCTGGACAAATATATCATCATGGGTGAACTTTCGCTGGACGGCAGCATGCAGCCGATCAAGGGCGTCTTACCCATCGCCATCCAGGCCCGAGAAGAAGGTTTTAAAGGACTTATTCTGCCCAGGCAAAATGCACGCGAAGCGGCCATTGTGAACAACCTGGAAGTGTACGGCGTTCAGAATATAAAGGAAGTAACAGATTTTCTGACCGGCACCAAACCACTGGAACCCACGGTTGTCAATACCCGCGATGAATTTTATTCCAATGTCAACAACTATGATGTTGATTTTTCGGACGTAAAAGGACAGGAAACCGTTAAAAGGGCCCTGGAAATAGCTGCTGCCGGAGGTCATAACATCATCATGATCGGCCCTCCCGGTGCAGGCAAAACCATGCTGGCCAAAAGGATTCCAACGATCATCCCGCCCCTTTCGCTCCAGGAAGCGCTTGAAACCACCAAGATACATTCCGTGGCCGGGAAAATTGCCCGGGATGCATCGCTGATCACCCGGCGCCCCTTCCGTTCGCCTCATCATACGATTAGTGATGTAGCCCTGGTAGGCGGGGGAACATACCCTCAGCCCGGAGAAATTTCTTTGGCCCATAACGGAGTCCTTTTTCTTGACGAATTGCCGGAATTTAAGAGAACTGTCCTCGAGGTCATGCGCCAGCCGCTGGAAGACAGGATGATCACAATTTCCAGGGCTAAATTTACCATAGAATATCCGGCAAGCTTTATGCTGGTGGCATCCATGAATCCTTGTCCCTGCGGATACTATAACCATCCGGAAAAAGAATGTGTCTGTTCTCCCGGTGTGGTGCAAAAGTATCTGAACCGTATATCCGGTCCCCTGCTTGACAGGATTGATATCCACATCGAAGTGGTCCCTGTTTCTTTCAATAAACTTTCTGATAACCGGCCTGCTGAAGGCAGCGAAACCATCCGCAAAAGAGTATCCGACTCCAGAAAAATCCAGGAAGAAAGGTTCAAACTAACCAAAGGAATTCATAATAATGCCCAAATGAACTCCAAACTTCTCAGAAAATATTGCCAGATAGATGAGACAGGCCAGAACCTGTTGAAAAATGCCATGGAAAAATTAGGCCTGTCGGCCAGGGCCTACGACAGAATACTGAAAGTATCCCGGACAATAGCCGATCTGGACATGAGCGAAAATATAAAAGCGGTTCATCTTGCCGAAGCCATACAACTGAGAACTCTTGACCGCAACAACTGGGCAGGATAATTTAAAGCATGAACTGATATCTGAATTTTCTCCGGATTATTTCCAATTAAAGAGTTAAAAACTAAAAATTTAAGCCAAAAAGTATGATAAATTTAAAATATTGTTATATTTGATAACAAAAAAAACCAAAGCTTATTATGAACAGATACCTCTATTTATGCATCACACCGGAATCGTTGATTTCGTCGATGTTACCACCTGAAGAATTTGGTTCTTACATGGCAGTGGGCACCAGAAAGCAATCACGGGGACAGGTCATATTCTTTGAAGTTGACCAGAATGTAGCAAACCATTTAATACCCTGGGATTACGTGAATGTCAGATGTGTGCCCAAGGATGACGGAACTCCAAAAAGTTCAGTATATCTTTCCATTTACCGCGTTCTGGAATCAGTACCCCTGAATGCACTGTTAAGTCTTTACCTGGTTACAGATGATGGAAAGACTCTGGAACTGAAAAAACAGGATTATCAACCCAGGGAGGAAACCAAAACCCACCTTCACCTCTACCAGGAGCTTTGCCCGGTTACCCCCTTGGTCGCCAGCAGCCTGCCACCAGCCAAGTACCTTAAATACATGACCGATAATTCCTTGACTGTAGCATATCTGCCTAAATTATTGTTTGTCGAACTGACTCTTGATAAACTTGCTGATAATCCCGAAAGCGGCTCTGCTGAACACTTACCTTATTCCAATATTGGGCATCTGAGAGACTGCCTGATGACTTTGAGCGATGAAAAAGAAAAAAACAAAAAGACTGTAAACAGGTACTTTAATGGCACTCTTCTTTACAGAACTTTAAAGAATGGCTTTTTCGTGGGTTCAAAAGATGAGTTGTTATACTATCCTTATCCAAGTATGGCAGAATTAGAGGATAAACATTATGAATTCTGGCGTTCAATTTAATCCTCGCATGTTCTACAACATCTTTTTTGAGGTTTGAAAGATTCAAACCTCTTTTTTTGTGAACGTTGCTTAAAAATAATTGGGGCTTCATACAAGCTTTATTCCAAAAAATTAGCATAGGTTTGAAAAAATTATATTTTTGTGCTAACTAATTAATCTTATAAAATCTAATTAATAGAAAGGGTATATTATGGTTAGTCTTCCAGGAGCTAGTAACTTTGAAATTGTAGCCATTTGGATTGTTTTGGCTATTGCTTTCATTGGACTTGCTTACGCATTGTTGCTGCGAAAGCAGGTTCTGAAACACGACAAAGGAAATGAAAAAATGCAACAGGTTTGGGGCGGAATACGCGAAGGTGCTGAAGCTTATCTTCATCGTCAATTAAAAACGATAATCCCCCTTATTATTGTTTTTACAGTTATTCTTTTCTTTTCGGTTTACATTGTTAAACCAAGCGAAGGAGCATCTCTGAGGTTTCACAATTATTCTGAAGATCAAATAAAATTAATTGTAGGTTTTGGCCGTGCAATTGCTTTTATTCTGGGCGCTTCTTTTTCTCTGATGGTTGGCCAGTTCGGCATGCGTATGGCCGTCCAGGGTAATGTTCGGGTTGCTTCTGCTGCCAACAGAAGTTTTGCCGAAGCTTTAAAAATTGCATATCGTACAGGTACCATTACAGGTATGCTTACTGATGGACTTGGCTTATTGGGAGGTACTGTAATCTTCATGATATTTGGTACTGCTTCACCGGATGCCTTGCTGGGTTTCGGCTTTGGCGGAACATTACTGGCCCTGTTTATGAGAGTTGGCGGTGGAATTTATACAAAAGCCGCCGATGTAGGTGCCGACCTGGTTGGTAAAGTCGAAGCCGGACTGCCTGAAGACGACGAAAGAAATGCTGCTGTTGTTGCCGATCTCGTGGGCGATAACGTGGGTGACTGCGCGGGTATGGCCGCCGACATTTTCGAATCCTATGAAGTTACTATTGTTTCCAGCTTGATCCTTGGTGTGGCTATGTATGCAACCCCCGGGCTGCCCAGTTATCATCAGCTGATGTGGATTATTTTCCCGCTTTTGGTCCGTGGAATTGGCGTTTGCTCCTCCATTATTGGAACCTACCTGGTTAAGGGCAGCAAAAATGATAAGGAAGGTAATGCAATGAAATCGATAAACAAAGGTTTTTATACCTCTGCAGCCATCAGCATCATTGCCTTTGCATTTATTTCTCATTTTTACATGCACGAATGGAGGGCCTTTTTCTCAGTAGTAGTAGGTATTTTATTAGCCATTATCCTCGATGAAATTACCAAACACTTTACCGACGGACACTTCAGACCGGTACGGGAAATCGCTAAGAATTCTAAAACAGGTTCAGCTACCTTGCTTTTGAAAGGACTTGGTTATGGCTTCGAAGAAGCCGTTTGGCAAACTCTCGTCATTGCGTTAACCATTCTGGCTGCAGTGCTCATTTATTGGGGACAACCGGCAGTTAGCGTTTTATACGGAGTTGCCATGACCGGTATTGGAATGTTAACCCTCACCGGTAACAATGTAGCTATGGATGCTTTCGGGCCTATAGCTGATAATGCTAACGGTATTGGCGAACTCTCCGGTATGGATAAAAATGCCCGTAAAATTATGGATCACCTTGATTCGACTGGAAATACTACTAAAGCCATCACCAAAGGTGTAGCAATCGGATCAGCCGTTATTGCTGCTGTTTCCTTGTTCGGATCTTTCCTGACTGATGTAGGAAGTGTTCAAACACAGCTGGGTGTCGTGGCTTCAAAAGTCATTTCCAATACAGGTATAAGAATTTCTGTCCCCACTGTATTTATAGGCTTCCTAATAGGAGGAGTTGTTCCGTGGCTCTTTTCTTCACTGACCCTCAACGCAGTAACCCGTGCTGCCGGTTTGATTGTTAACGAAGTACGCCGTCAACTACATATACCGGGGGTTATAGAACGAAGAGTAAAACCGGATTATCAAAACGCTGTTGATATCTGTACTGTCGCTGCCCAAAGAGAATTAATCCCCCTGGCCCTGATCGCTGTTCTTTCCCCTATTCTGATTGGCATATTCCTTGGAATTGAAGCTTTAGGCGGTTTCCTCGCCGGTGTAATCCTTTCCGGACAAATGCTTGCCGTATTTATGGCCGGCTCGGGCGGTGCCTGGGACAATGCCAAAAAAATGATCGAAGATGGCCTGTATGGCGGTAAAAATTCAGATGCCCATAAGGCAGCTGTAGTAGGTGATACGGTCGGCGATCCTTTAAAAGATACCGCAGGACCTGCACTTAACCCAATGATCAAAGTAATCAACCTGGTTTCCCTGCTTTGTGCACCGGTTTTGGTGGCTTATCATCAGACTGATGCAGGGATGATTACAACAGCCATCATCTGTGCAGTTATTATTGCCGGCTCGGTTATGTTCTCCAAACGCGGTGGGTTTAAGAGTAAACCATTTGAAGAATAACTTAATCATTTAATTTCACCCTAAGCCCCGGAAAACCGGGGCTTTTTTATTTTTTCAAACCACCTTAATTTTTTATGTTTTTTAAGGCTTATTAAAGGCTGACTCAAAAATAACCCCCTAAATTTAAAACCTTATTTCTTCAACAATTCTTATCTTTGCCTCATCTTTATTAAAATTTGAAGGTATGGCTCAAAAATATGATTTTTTAGTAATAGGTTCAGGAATCGCAGGACTAAGTTTCGCCCTAAAAGTGGCAGATTATGGAAAGGTTTGCTTGCTGACAAAAGCTAACCTGGATGATACAAACACCCGGTATGCACAGGGAGGAATTGCTGCAGTGACCTACCAGCCTGATAATTTTGAAAAACATATACAGGATACCTTGATTTGCGGCGATGGGGTATGTGATGAAAAGGTCGTCAGAATGGTTATAGAAGAAGCTCCCAAACAAATAAAAGAGTTGATCAAATGGGGAGTTTGTTTCGACCGGAAACCCGACGGGGGATATGACCTTAACCGTGAAGGGGGTCACTCCGAACACAGGATTCTGCACCACAAAGACAATACAGGAGAGGAAATAGAAAGGGCATTATGTGCCAAAGTCAGAACTAATCAAAATATCGAAATCAAAGAACATTATTTTGCCCTGGAACTCATTACTCAGCACCATTTAGGAGAACTGGTGAAAAGAAGCCGCGCAGATATAGAATGTTACGGCGCTTATGCCATAGATTTCAAAAGCCACAAGGTAGAAACCATACTTTCGAAAGTAACCATACTGGCCACCGGAGGAAGCGGTAATTTATATAACACCACAACAAATCCGCCTACCGCCACAGGCGATGGCGTTGCAATGACATACAGGGCCAAGGGTTTGATTGAAAACATGGAGTTCGTGCAATTTCACCCAACTTCCCTTTATAATCCCGGGGAACGCCCCTCCTACCTGATCACTGAGGCCATGCGAGGATTTGGTGCCGTTCTTAAAACTCAGGACGGCGTTGAATTTATGTCCAAATATGACCCGAGGAAAAGCCTGGCACCCAGAGATATCGTGGCACGTGCCATCGACAATGAAATGAAAATCAGCGGCGATGAATTTGTCTGCCTGGATGCTACCCATCTGGATCATGAAGCACTGGTAGATCATTTCCCTAATATTTATGAAAAATGCAAAAGCCTGGGAATTGATTTTACCCGGGATATGATTCCTGTGGTTCCTGCTGCCCACTTTATGTGCGGTGGTGTAAAAGTGGATACCAACGGGGAATCGACCATCCACCACTTATATGCTGTAGGAGAAACTGCATGTACCGGACTGCATGGTGCAAACCGGCTGGCATCCAATTCCCTTCTCGAAGGAATCG includes:
- the nadB gene encoding L-aspartate oxidase, which gives rise to MAQKYDFLVIGSGIAGLSFALKVADYGKVCLLTKANLDDTNTRYAQGGIAAVTYQPDNFEKHIQDTLICGDGVCDEKVVRMVIEEAPKQIKELIKWGVCFDRKPDGGYDLNREGGHSEHRILHHKDNTGEEIERALCAKVRTNQNIEIKEHYFALELITQHHLGELVKRSRADIECYGAYAIDFKSHKVETILSKVTILATGGSGNLYNTTTNPPTATGDGVAMTYRAKGLIENMEFVQFHPTSLYNPGERPSYLITEAMRGFGAVLKTQDGVEFMSKYDPRKSLAPRDIVARAIDNEMKISGDEFVCLDATHLDHEALVDHFPNIYEKCKSLGIDFTRDMIPVVPAAHFMCGGVKVDTNGESTIHHLYAVGETACTGLHGANRLASNSLLEGIVYAEMASKHSVEQIKNIQFKENVPNWNDKGTTHPEEMVLITQDFKEVQQIMSYYVGIVRSDIRLKRALDRLEIIYNETEELFKKSILSQRLCELRNLINIGYLVIRMAQQRGESRGLHYNIDHPKI
- the rfbB gene encoding dTDP-glucose 4,6-dehydratase, whose amino-acid sequence is MNKTILITGGAGFIGSHVVRLFVNKYPDDQIVNLDKLTYAGNLENLKDIDQKPNYKFVKGDITDAPFLDELFKRYSFDGVIHLAAESHVDRSIAHPMDFIHTNIIGTVNLLNAARTIWTGHEEGKLFYHISTDEVYGSLGKEGKFIETTAYDPRSPYSASKASSDHLVSAYFHTFGLPAVISNCSNNYGPNQFPEKLIPLCINNIKHQKSIPVYGKGINVRDWLYVEDHAKAIDLIFHKGKPGETYNIGGNNEWANIDLIRKLCQIMDKQLGRPEGSSEALITFVKDRAGHDLRYAIDSSKLQKELGWKPAIKFEEGFEKTVIWYLQNEDWLNNVITGAYEKYYENQYM
- the galE gene encoding UDP-glucose 4-epimerase GalE, translating into MKNQILVTGGTGYIGSHTVVELMNAGFDVVIIDNLSNSSIEVLDGIEKITGKRPAFEQFDLVDQEKVNQFFVKYPGISSIIHFAAHKAVGESVNLPLKYYRNNLTSLLNLLEAMPVYGVTNFVFSSSCTVYGQPDKLPVTEEAPIKKAMSPYGNTKQIAEEIIQDAITAQSPIKAIALRYFNPIGAHESALIGELPLGVPNNLVPFITQTAIGIREQLKVFGDDYNTPDGSCIRDYINVVDLAKAHVVAIKRLIEDKNKKTFEVFNLGTGNGVSVLEIIKAFEKATGVKLNYKIVGRREGDIEQVWADTSFANNELGWKAEKSLEETLASAWNWEKSYRSRTK
- a CDS encoding sodium-translocating pyrophosphatase, which encodes MVSLPGASNFEIVAIWIVLAIAFIGLAYALLLRKQVLKHDKGNEKMQQVWGGIREGAEAYLHRQLKTIIPLIIVFTVILFFSVYIVKPSEGASLRFHNYSEDQIKLIVGFGRAIAFILGASFSLMVGQFGMRMAVQGNVRVASAANRSFAEALKIAYRTGTITGMLTDGLGLLGGTVIFMIFGTASPDALLGFGFGGTLLALFMRVGGGIYTKAADVGADLVGKVEAGLPEDDERNAAVVADLVGDNVGDCAGMAADIFESYEVTIVSSLILGVAMYATPGLPSYHQLMWIIFPLLVRGIGVCSSIIGTYLVKGSKNDKEGNAMKSINKGFYTSAAISIIAFAFISHFYMHEWRAFFSVVVGILLAIILDEITKHFTDGHFRPVREIAKNSKTGSATLLLKGLGYGFEEAVWQTLVIALTILAAVLIYWGQPAVSVLYGVAMTGIGMLTLTGNNVAMDAFGPIADNANGIGELSGMDKNARKIMDHLDSTGNTTKAITKGVAIGSAVIAAVSLFGSFLTDVGSVQTQLGVVASKVISNTGIRISVPTVFIGFLIGGVVPWLFSSLTLNAVTRAAGLIVNEVRRQLHIPGVIERRVKPDYQNAVDICTVAAQRELIPLALIAVLSPILIGIFLGIEALGGFLAGVILSGQMLAVFMAGSGGAWDNAKKMIEDGLYGGKNSDAHKAAVVGDTVGDPLKDTAGPALNPMIKVINLVSLLCAPVLVAYHQTDAGMITTAIICAVIIAGSVMFSKRGGFKSKPFEE
- a CDS encoding YifB family Mg chelatase-like AAA ATPase; the encoded protein is MLVKTYGSAVYGIKATTITIEVNISQGINFYIVGLPDSAIKESQQRIDSALRTNGFRMPGYKVVINMAPADIRKEGSSYDLPLAIGILCASEQIFANDLDKYIIMGELSLDGSMQPIKGVLPIAIQAREEGFKGLILPRQNAREAAIVNNLEVYGVQNIKEVTDFLTGTKPLEPTVVNTRDEFYSNVNNYDVDFSDVKGQETVKRALEIAAAGGHNIIMIGPPGAGKTMLAKRIPTIIPPLSLQEALETTKIHSVAGKIARDASLITRRPFRSPHHTISDVALVGGGTYPQPGEISLAHNGVLFLDELPEFKRTVLEVMRQPLEDRMITISRAKFTIEYPASFMLVASMNPCPCGYYNHPEKECVCSPGVVQKYLNRISGPLLDRIDIHIEVVPVSFNKLSDNRPAEGSETIRKRVSDSRKIQEERFKLTKGIHNNAQMNSKLLRKYCQIDETGQNLLKNAMEKLGLSARAYDRILKVSRTIADLDMSENIKAVHLAEAIQLRTLDRNNWAG